In Deinococcus sedimenti, a single genomic region encodes these proteins:
- a CDS encoding ABC-F family ATP-binding cassette domain-containing protein has protein sequence MSVPSSLIAASNVSVLFGERVVLDGVSVGVSLGERVALLGRNGAGKTTLLRVLTGERVPEEGEVWRADGLRVAVLEQHHAHPVGRSVRSLVDAAHPYRALEVSLLELEANLGDPEVLARWSALHAHLEDVDAFRWPSRVARVLGMLDLTRFLDRDASTLSGGERTRLALALALAREPDLLVLDEPTNHLDIRMREWLEGWLRAFRGGVLLTSHDREFLDAVATRSVWLEHGAATGYPGGYSRASAQRELERRTQARAARLGEREAQRLSKSVEVLDRWGRRSRALKTRAERQNVPEAPLPERQIRMRLLAGTARAPLVAWGEHLSKAYGDRPVLTDAAFRLRQGDRVALMGANGTGKTTLMRLLSGELHPDPPVPDPLTGEVGPQPALRVAPGVTVASLDQTWHGLTPGEGLHAQFERRFGRQANTLLGRAGFGAEDWPKTPEVLSGGERARAGLALVSGLRADLLLLDEPTNHLDVEALLALEGAVQAYGGAVVIVTHDRRFAREVATRLWVIEDATLREVSGWGSREYLDPAATLQGDPPPPPPPPTPRQRLAPLEAQLSALRAELDRPPGSLTGREEARVRAQAHAVQQGLYGLYAQVWSAPQFDAEVREPPLTVRAQRLGDSGGMFWAAHDEGCPHLAWDGHTLRWNGEPPAWFGAALLGGALRVLFERWNVGRVRLGEGGPVLTRRVYFERVGLVPGSAGSGHG, from the coding sequence GTGTCTGTGCCGTCCTCCCTGATTGCTGCGTCGAACGTGTCGGTGTTGTTCGGCGAGCGGGTGGTGCTGGACGGCGTGAGTGTGGGTGTGTCGTTGGGTGAGCGGGTGGCGTTGCTGGGTCGGAACGGGGCGGGGAAGACGACGCTGCTGCGGGTGCTGACCGGGGAGCGGGTGCCGGAGGAGGGTGAGGTCTGGCGCGCGGATGGGTTGCGGGTGGCGGTGCTGGAGCAGCATCACGCGCATCCGGTGGGGCGGAGTGTGCGGTCGCTGGTGGACGCGGCTCATCCGTACCGGGCGCTGGAGGTGAGCCTGCTGGAGCTGGAGGCGAACCTGGGTGATCCGGAGGTGCTGGCGCGCTGGTCGGCGCTGCACGCGCACCTGGAGGACGTGGACGCGTTCCGCTGGCCGTCACGTGTAGCGCGGGTGCTGGGGATGCTGGACCTGACGCGCTTTCTGGACCGGGACGCGAGCACGCTGTCGGGGGGGGAGCGGACGCGGCTGGCGCTGGCGCTGGCCCTGGCGCGCGAACCGGACCTGCTGGTGCTGGACGAACCCACGAACCATCTGGATATCCGCATGCGGGAGTGGCTGGAGGGGTGGTTGCGGGCGTTCCGGGGTGGGGTGCTGCTGACCAGCCATGACCGGGAGTTCCTGGACGCGGTGGCGACGCGCAGCGTCTGGCTGGAGCACGGCGCGGCGACCGGGTATCCGGGGGGGTACTCGCGGGCGTCGGCGCAGCGGGAGCTGGAGCGGCGCACGCAGGCCCGCGCGGCGCGGCTGGGGGAACGCGAGGCGCAGCGCCTGTCGAAGAGTGTGGAGGTGCTGGACCGCTGGGGTCGCCGCTCGCGGGCGCTGAAAACGCGGGCGGAGCGGCAGAACGTCCCGGAGGCGCCGCTGCCGGAACGGCAGATCCGCATGCGTCTGCTGGCGGGGACGGCGCGTGCGCCGCTGGTGGCGTGGGGCGAGCACCTGAGCAAGGCGTACGGGGACCGGCCGGTGCTGACGGACGCGGCCTTCCGGCTGCGGCAGGGGGACCGGGTGGCGCTGATGGGCGCGAACGGCACGGGGAAGACCACGCTGATGCGCCTGCTGTCCGGCGAACTGCACCCCGATCCACCCGTGCCGGACCCGCTGACCGGGGAGGTCGGGCCGCAGCCCGCGCTGCGGGTCGCGCCGGGCGTGACGGTCGCCAGCCTGGATCAGACGTGGCATGGCCTGACGCCGGGGGAGGGGCTGCACGCGCAGTTCGAGCGGCGCTTCGGGCGGCAGGCGAACACCCTGCTGGGCCGCGCGGGGTTCGGGGCGGAGGACTGGCCGAAAACCCCGGAGGTGCTGTCGGGTGGCGAGCGGGCGCGGGCGGGGCTGGCCCTCGTGAGTGGCCTGCGGGCGGACCTGCTGCTGCTGGACGAACCCACGAACCACCTGGACGTGGAGGCGCTGCTGGCGCTGGAGGGCGCGGTGCAGGCATACGGGGGCGCGGTGGTGATCGTCACGCACGACCGGCGTTTCGCGCGGGAGGTCGCCACGCGCCTGTGGGTGATCGAGGATGCCACGCTGCGCGAGGTGAGCGGTTGGGGCAGCCGCGAGTACCTCGACCCGGCGGCGACTCTTCAGGGCGACCCGCCTCCCCCGCCGCCGCCGCCCACGCCACGGCAGCGCCTCGCGCCGCTGGAGGCCCAGCTCTCGGCCCTGCGGGCGGAACTGGACCGCCCGCCCGGCAGCCTGACCGGGCGTGAGGAGGCCCGCGTTCGTGCCCAGGCGCACGCCGTGCAGCAGGGCCTGTACGGGCTGTACGCGCAGGTCTGGAGCGCCCCGCAGTTCGACGCGGAGGTTCGCGAGCCGCCCCTGACCGTCCGCGCGCAGCGCCTCGGCGATTCGGGCGGGATGTTCTGGGCCGCGCACGACGAGGGCTGCCCGCACCTCGCCTGGGATGGGCACACGCTGCGCTGGAACGGCGAGCCGCCCGCGTGGTTCGGCGCGGCGCTGCTGGGCGGGGCACTGCGCGTCCTGTTCGAACGCTGGAACGTGGGCCGCGTGAGGCTCGGGGAGGGCGGGCCGGTGTTGACCCGCCGCGTGTACTTCGAGCGGGTGGGTCTCGTGCCGGGGTCGGCCGGGTCCGGGCACGGGTGA
- the trhO gene encoding oxygen-dependent tRNA uridine(34) hydroxylase TrhO yields the protein MPSSAPFVVAALYQFRAVADPAGLRERLLALGEQEGLCGTLIVASEGINGTVAGSRAGIDALHAALLAEGFAGLEYKESGASAQPFKRFKVRLKREIVTLGVPVAPEREVGQYVEPGDWNALIESEDVVVIDTRNRYEVKAGTFRGAVDPGIESFREFPAWLDEHAEELRGKRVAMFCTGGIRCEKSTSLLRQRGYRDVFHLRGGILQYLEDVPQEQSRWDGECFVFDGRVTVGHGLREGAAVMCHSCGWPLGEAERAHALFEEGVSCEHCHARTTSEQKAAFRERQRHFDRQVQEGCGA from the coding sequence ATGCCTTCTTCCGCGCCGTTCGTGGTGGCGGCGCTGTATCAGTTCCGGGCGGTGGCGGACCCGGCTGGTCTGCGGGAGCGGCTGCTGGCGCTGGGTGAGCAGGAGGGGCTGTGCGGGACGTTGATCGTGGCGTCCGAGGGGATCAACGGGACGGTCGCGGGGAGCCGCGCGGGGATCGACGCGTTGCACGCGGCGCTGCTCGCGGAGGGCTTCGCGGGGCTGGAGTACAAGGAGTCCGGCGCGTCGGCGCAGCCTTTTAAGCGGTTCAAGGTGCGCCTGAAGCGGGAGATCGTGACGCTGGGCGTGCCGGTCGCGCCGGAGCGGGAGGTCGGGCAGTACGTCGAGCCGGGTGACTGGAACGCGCTGATCGAGTCGGAGGACGTGGTCGTGATCGACACCCGCAACCGGTACGAGGTGAAGGCCGGGACGTTCCGGGGCGCGGTGGATCCGGGGATCGAGTCGTTCCGGGAGTTCCCGGCGTGGCTGGACGAGCACGCGGAGGAGTTGCGGGGGAAGCGCGTGGCGATGTTCTGCACGGGCGGGATCCGCTGTGAGAAGAGCACAAGTCTGCTGCGGCAGCGCGGGTACCGGGACGTGTTTCACCTGCGGGGCGGGATTCTGCAGTACCTGGAGGACGTGCCGCAGGAGCAGAGTCGCTGGGACGGCGAGTGTTTCGTGTTCGATGGGCGCGTGACGGTCGGGCATGGCCTGCGGGAGGGCGCGGCGGTGATGTGTCACTCGTGCGGCTGGCCGCTGGGTGAGGCCGAGCGGGCGCACGCGCTGTTCGAGGAGGGCGTGAGTTGCGAGCACTGCCATGCGCGGACCACGTCGGAGCAGAAGGCGGCGTTCCGGGAGCGGCAGCGGCACTTTGACCGGCAGGTGCAGGAGGGGTGCGGGGCGTGA
- a CDS encoding DUF305 domain-containing protein, producing MRRRGAVVVLAGLGVGGALLLAQPRPVTPVPGSAEVRFVQDMRVHHEQAVTMSVLALKVARDRSVRSLALDIQLGQEEQNRQMEAWLRRWNAPDGAQPDAMHAGMMGMATREDLLSLKTLPVREAETQYLRLMRRHHQGALLMARPLTGSGQPLVAGLARQVTATQTGEIRTLDSLLHARGAQPLPAPHGMEH from the coding sequence GTGAGGCGGCGCGGCGCGGTGGTCGTCCTGGCGGGCCTGGGAGTGGGCGGCGCGCTGCTGCTGGCTCAGCCCCGCCCGGTCACGCCCGTGCCGGGCAGTGCGGAGGTGCGGTTCGTGCAGGACATGCGCGTGCATCACGAGCAGGCGGTCACCATGAGCGTCCTCGCACTGAAGGTCGCGCGGGATCGCTCGGTGCGTTCCCTGGCGCTGGACATTCAGCTGGGTCAGGAGGAGCAGAACCGGCAGATGGAGGCGTGGCTGCGCCGCTGGAACGCCCCGGACGGCGCCCAGCCTGACGCAATGCACGCGGGCATGATGGGCATGGCGACGCGGGAGGACCTCCTGTCGCTGAAGACCCTGCCCGTCCGGGAGGCCGAAACACAGTACCTGCGCCTGATGCGCCGCCACCACCAGGGCGCACTGCTCATGGCCCGGCCCCTCACGGGCAGCGGTCAGCCGCTCGTCGCTGGCCTCGCCCGGCAGGTGACTGCCACGCAGACCGGCGAGATCCGCACCCTGGACAGCCTCCTGCACGCACGGGGCGCGCAGCCCCTACCCGCACCGCACGGCATGGAGCACTGA